The Syngnathus scovelli strain Florida chromosome 18, RoL_Ssco_1.2, whole genome shotgun sequence genomic interval GATTGAAGATCAGGATACTTGAGGCTTCCTCGGTTCTTTCTGTTGATACCGGTCACATCAACAGCACAGAAGTAGCAGTCAGTGACATGGTTTGTCGGCTCCCTCCAAACCATAGGAATCCCAAATTTCAGACTCCTCTTGCCATTGGTCCATCCACGCAGAGTCTCAGTGCATGCCTTGCACACTATGTGTGGTGCCCAGGCTTTATCCTGGTCACCAAGTTTAATTCCGAAATATGCATGGTAAACACACATGGCCATATCTCAAAAACTTGACCTGAATGAGCAAAACCAATGTGATTTTTGGATTCAGCGCATCAGATTCGTCCTATATCAGCTGAAAAAACTCAGACAGCAAATTTGTTGTTGACCTGTGTAACCAGTGCATTCTTGTTGCTCAATACCTTTTAAAATAAGTACAATTATTACCATACCTGGCACTCTGTTTGTATTTTCTTAACAAGTGAAAGATTCTTTATTGTTGTGAAGCAAACCTGTGAGAAGAAATAATTAGGACCAACCGGTGGGAATGCTTCAGCATTAACGGTGATGCGGCTCCCTTACAGACTGAAACAAGGGGGTGGCTCGCTGGGGGTCGTGTAAGACACAGTCACCCAGTTCAGCGTCCAAATCAATCAAATCGGAGGGGTTGACAGTAATGCAAAAGCGGTACACGTCCATAGTATGCTGGGGATCTACGAAAAAGGAATCAAAAGAGCTAATTAGCTCTAAGCTAAGCGCAAGGACAGAAAGTTTAGTTGAATTTACCGTTAAAGGATGCGCAGTCATTGACGAGTTTCTGAAGTCCTCCGCTCAAATTAAGATAGGAGAGAATGGACTTTTTTAAGTTAAATATGTTAGCCATTATAGCTTTATGTTGTACTTAGTACTTTTTTTTCTGAAGTGCGCGGAAAGACCTCGTCTCTATGGCAACCAAGACCGAACGGCGGGAGACATGAACGAGACGTCAACACCGGCCacagaaaagcaaattcactcgCATTCACACCCAtcattttttcaaataaaagtcTTACAAATGTCAATGCCATCATTTGCTTTAAACAATCGTATTCTTAAAACTTTGTCGCTCGGCGTAATACGCATCGTTCCCATGGCAACCAAACCCGGGCAGCGCTGGCGACATCATCAAAAATGGCCACGGCAAGGTAAGTTCTAGTACTCACACAACTTGTCCAAAAATACTGTACTATAACGTTTTTTCTTATCTAAAGCCCAACACTGACTAAACGTGGTTCAATTAGCAGTAATTActtctgttttttgttgttgttttttttctctgctcctcttatttatttatttatttatttatttatttattgttgtgttatttattcattatttattcagcacgcttttgttatacttgtttacttgtttgtctgttgtgagctatgtcttgtcaccgtgggataggggggaacgaaatttcggtttctttgtgtgtctttggcatgtggagaaattgacaataaagctgactttgacttgacttaagtTTCGTTCGTCTGCATTTTCTATTCAGTTATTTATCGTCATCAAAACCGGACGGAGAAAAGTGAATGTAATTGAAGAAAttattaggattttttttttcaaacctccagacagacaagacagaaatgtaaagatttttttattaatgtacAGGAGCATAAACCTattgacatttttgaaaaaaaaaaaaaaaaacatttaaataaatgtgaCCTGTGATACGCAAAATCTGCTTTCTTGTGGTCTCAAGTAATTCTACAGCATAGAGTCTAGAGTTCAGGAATACGAAACATGGCGTTTGTTACACAGCAACTACACGGAAATAACATAAGTCTACATTAGTAGTGAATTTGTGACAAACATATTTTGCTGTCCAATTTTTGTCCTTTAGGTTCCagtgacatttttcttttttgacaaGACAAAGTTAAGGCACAATTTTTGAAGTGACATCAACGCTGAATAAATGCCCTTATTTCTTAAAATAGAAtatgttatatatatttatataaatactaatgggaaaataatttatttccatCATAGTTTGTTCCCAATAAAATCTCTTAAGTGCTGTTCCATCTGCTTCCTTTGGCTTTATAGAATAAGCGACATTTTCTTCCCTTTAAGAAGTTACTAAGGTGGGCCGTTGGGAATATATTATAGGAATGAGTCGTCAGAGGGCGGGGCGTACGAGAAGCCCACAAAGGCGTCGTCAGCCTCCATCACGCTGGCGTTGACAATGGAGTGATCCTGGGTCCAACACACAGAGTTGGGCACCATCTCCTCGGTAAACTCGGGGTCAAAATTCGAGATGTCAGAAAAAGAGTTCTAGTTAAAAACAAACAGACGAAGAAAAGacagagaaaacaaaaatatatgaaccattattattctttttttaatcaggcAATGTATAATAAATACTGCATTTGACATTTGGCatatcaaattttgcctagccTAAATATGAcattaatacaaataaaatcaaaaataattaCCACATTGGGCGTAAAGGGGGGCGGGATCTTCTTCTTTTCAAGGTCATTCCAGTTGATGGGGGAGAAGAAGGTGTGCGTTTTGATCTCATTCTGTATGTaacaataagtaaataaaattaaaatatcttcACTTACTAAATTTtaatacatttaatttattataaattaaatatgtgtaCATTTAATTTTGGTCTAATTTAATTTGTTTAGAATTCTGAATTGGATATTTGGACACTTGTTACACAACGGTGAGTAAAAAGGGGGAACATTGCCAACATTGTGGGTAGCAACTATACCACTAGATGACGTTAAAAcaccatgtaaaaaaaaaaaaaattgcccacTCACAAAGTCGTCCCTGGCTCCCAGCCTGAGCGCTCCGTCTTTCTCCAGAAGGCCTAGCAGCAGCGACCAGGCCGCGTTAGACGCGCTGCTGCGTATTACCAGCGGCTTGTGCAGAATGTTGTCGTACATCTCGTGCGTGTCTCTGCTGTAAAATGGGGGCTGGAGAAAATGATGCCGATTAGCTTCGAAATACGTCGTCATTTTGTGGATTGAAAAGAAGTCTTACCAAGCCAAATAGCATCTCATAGAGCACGGAACCCAGACACCACCAGTCCACTGTGTTGTCATACGGCTGCTTCCTCAGCACCTCTGGAGCCAAGTACTGGTGGCCGGAAAAATAAACCGGGACTTGGAAAGTTTAAGCGCTTCCAGATACAATTCATATAAACGGAACCTCTAAATTTTGATTGAAAAATGTGTATCATTATTTAAATTCATCAgtatttaaatttaaataattcTGTGAAATTTACTATTTTACTAAACAGGTTTGGTTCTGACTCAAAAGTGGATCGAATTGGAAGTTCCACAAAGTGAAGGCGTACCTCGGGTGTGCCGCAAAAAGTGCTGGTGGTGTCCGTCTGGGAAATGCCTTCCTTGCACAAGCCAAAGTCCGTCAAAATGATGTGACCCTTTAACAGAGAATGACAAGTATTTTATTATACAGCAGGCGAATGAGTGAGGCTAttgaggggggtggggtgggctcATTAGGACCAGCTAATCTAATCACGTATACATTCTGTTCCAGctgggaaaaagaaagaaaaaaagaaatcggtCATTGGAAAAACCTGAAACTGACCAAGTGAAACTACAATGATGTTTTCCTCAATTTGTACTGTCCAGAATAACTTGACAGTCCTGTTCTGGCCGGATGTAGCAAAGTAGCCCCACAAcatttcaaagcaggccagtttCAAGttattgcagttttttttcccccgcattTAACAATTTTTGTCTTTATTGGTCTTTTTACTCACTTCGTGGTCAAGTAGGATATTTTCAGGCTTCAGGTCTCTGAAAGGAATGAATAAAAAGTTTAGCTTATTGCGTTTATATGCAATGAAAAAGTCacgttgtgttgtttgtgacgGCACGTACCTGTAAACGATGTTGAGCGAGTGCAGGTAGCCGAGTGCGCTGGCCATTTCAGCAATGTAAAACCTGGCCCGGGGTTCTACAAAGGTGCGCTCCTTTTGAAGGTGGAAGAAAAGCTGACGGCAACAGCGAGTCATTAGTCAGCATTCAAAATTGAATCTGTTGACATTGTGCAAAATGAAAATTTTGGTTCATAaagtacatttattttatttttatttttaggtgCAAAAGCATAGGATTTCTTTTGGTGAATAGGTGCAACAGTTCCATTTTAATTCTCTTTTAATTTgttaaatttaataaaaaaattaaaacattgtAATTACAGTTTTGAAATTGTAATTTAATTTCTAAAACGTATTCCAATTTTAGGAAACCTCCGCTTAAGTTCTGATAGCTACAATTCGCGGTCAAAATCCTCTGACAACGCTTGTGTGTTTTCCTTTTTCCATcatcagctgttttttttttatttttttaaacttgtgaCTCACTACTCACTTCCCCTCCGTTGACGAAATCCAAGACAAAATACAACTTGTCTGCGGTCTGAAAGGAGTAGTGGAGGCCCACCAGGAAGGGATGTTTCACGTTCTTGAGCAGCACGTTGCGCTCGGCCATGATGTGTTTTTGCTGAGGAAGTCAAAGATTAGCTTGTGCGCCTGGAAAAATATGGATCTACTTTTCAGACTTTTCAGACTCACCTCTTTTCTGTTGAGGATGACCTTTTTCTGTAGGACCTTTATGGCATAATACTTAGCGTCCAGCTTCCTCTTGGCCAGAaacacctaaaaaaaataatacaggaGAATGTTATTGTACTGTTATAATCAAACAGTGCTAGCTAACGGCGCTTCCCGTTATTAGATTAGCATACCTTTCCAAAACTCCCCTTTCCGACCACttttaaaaagtcaaagtctgtggGTTtggcgctaaaaaaaaaaaaaaaatgactgtgtCAATTATACGATAAATTCCTTGCGTATGCATGAGATGGCTCATATTTTGAAACCTACTGTGGGTTTCCAGACGGTCCCAGGTTAATGTTTCTGGAAGATGAGTTGTTCTGTCAAAAAGTAGAGATAAAATATTAGCACGTGAAGTTGCAGAGTGAAAATCTAtacaggtatttttttttggacttctTAGAAAAAATACTAGCATCATGACCACGTGATCATTGTTGACTAGCATCTGTGAAACCAAATCTGAACATTTTATAAGAGCTCAGCTTACTTTGTCATCTTCATCTTCGGAGGCGTCGGAGTTCTGCAAGTTTTGCTTTTTGTCCATGAGCAGGAAACTCCTCACATCTGGGCTGCAGATTTTAAAAGGGCGACAGaatatttgtaaatatttattttaaatacagtatACAAATACAGTGCTGctcagcctgttttttttttttgttttttttttcatacacacCGCAAAAACCTGTCATTTTAACAAGGGTGTTGTAGACCTTTTATATCCCCAGTAAGTTGTCCTTACTTGTTGCAAAGCTCCGGAACGGATACGATGCCTTTGATAAACTCGTGCAGGCCGGCTCGTCTCTGCTTGATGAATTCTAGTTCACaaataaaacatatttaaattacattttaaaataattatttcattAGTAAGCATAGAAAAGCGGCGACCCACACTCACCAGGTTCAAAGTTATCGCCGAAGATCCTCTTGGCGGGAATCTTCAAATTCAGCGATGGGAACTGTTTTTTTAACTGTAATGAGAAAAAAAGCCGAAATGATAGTCGCTGACCCGCCGCCGCCTCATAAAATGGCTGCCACTTACTGTGTTGTAGAGTTTATCGAACTCAGCGTATCGCCTGAAGACGAACCACTCCTGCTGCCCCACGTTAACGATCACTTTATAAACCTGGGGAGGTGGAAAAGTGACATTTGTGAAGGGTGAACTCATCCTGGGGGCTCTTGACTTACCGTGTAGCGCTTTTTCTTGTCTCTCTGCTCGTTGTGACAAGGTATGCTGACGTTAGGCAGGCCCGATTGTTCCTCCATCTTGCGGAGGGTGAGGAAAGGTCGCGAGGCGGCGCGCTGACGGTTCCTGCTCGCAGGGACGGGGAGTCAACGATGCATCTTGGTGAAGGGACAGAGGAAAATCTGTTTTATGAAGTTGTACTGTGAAATGTACAAACGGGTTGGAGGGGTTCCTCTTAAAAAGGACGAGCAACAACTGCCCAAGCAAGCGTACAGTATGAAAGTGGCCGTGCGTTATGTCACGTCTTGGGACAAAGTTCTTTGTGTCCACATGTGAGCGCGTCCATTGTTTGCTTCGCGGTGAGGTCAGCCTCGTTTCTTTCGAATTCCCTTTGTCCCTGTCCGGCCGCAAGCCTCGTCGCTTTGGCCGTGCATTTGTGTGCCTGCCATGCAtggaggaggaaaaaacaaaCGTTTCTCTATTGATCTGGCAGCAAACGCATCCTGACAGGATGTGAGAGTCTGCTCACGTCCAGGGAGTGGGGGGTGGTTGTAGGCCTCTTTAGGATGCATCCAACGTAACACTAAGGCCTCATATGCAATATGTACAATTTCTACCAACACGCCTACTCTTACATACGGAATGGGACTTATTGGTTCTAAAAAGAAACAAAGTGGAATGAACCTGTTAATGGTACCTGTTTTGCAAACTACCACGAAAAGCAACGTGTGCTGACAAGCATAGATATGCCAGGGATACAATGAGGAATCCAAAATAGAACGCTTCCTTCCAAAGAGGGCAAACTTTTTTCTGCATGTTTCATACATTAAACGAAATTTGAATGTGAGGTCTAGGCAGTAATTACATTACAAAATCTAACTCAATAGtcacattttaaataaatactcaataaaaacaagacaaaagcATTGGGGCTAACACAAAACAATGCATTTCCCTTTTACACATTCTCATTGAATCTGTAAGAATGCTTTGCTTTTAaacatttatgtatttttttttttactttgagagCCAAGTATTTTTGGGGTGGAATTTGATGTAGAATATTTTATAACCACTGCACAATGAGGAAGTTGTTatagaaaagaaaatatttaactAGATGAACTTCCGCCTATATAGtagtaaaataaaaccaaagcgCAATGTGGAAAGTCGGTGTTACGTAATGGCATCGTCAACGTAAACATACGTAGGCGCAGACGAATACGTAAGAAGACCGCTACGTAAAGAACAAATTAGCCCCCACAGCTAGCCAGCACGACGTTAGCGATGCAAGGTGACGTTTAAGTCGCGCTCGTACCTTTCGTTGTTTCCAGGCGGCGCTCCTCCAAAACCACGGTTAAGCCAATATTTTTGGTGTTTGGACCCTTTGCTCCCCCAAAACCCGTCCGATATGTTGCGGGTGGTGATATTCTGTTGCTACCTGTGCGATGCAGCTTAGAAAAGCAGGAAACATCAGTCTTTCCTGGTCGGGTAAAGTTACGATGTAAATTCGTCACGGGACCTGAAGGCAACAGGCGTGTGTGGTCCACCTTGAATGCACGTATTTTTTTCCGGTTggcactttcaaaataaaacaacaaacgtGTAAAGTTGCGAATGGACAGGTGCAGAGGGACAAGGAGGTTCACCTTTTTTTGTAAATGAtatccaaagtttttttttatgtgctctATACACCTTGCATCTTGTAAAAACCCGTGCACGCACCTTTTTCTCTCCCACAAACGATCGAGGCGTTTACGTTTTTCGGACAATTTCCGTTTTTATATACTTCGTTTGACACACTTTACAAGGATGATGACTCAAAAATGCAGTCGAGTCGGAAAAAATGTGTAGAATAGAGCCACCTACAGGCTAAGATACTACACCCTGCTATATTAGAACACAAAATTCAATTGGATTGAGTAAAAAACGCGAAAACACCACTTGAATTTATTCATATGGAGTAACTGGTATACTGTAAAACATACACAAATATTAATAAATGCAAACATGTCAGgataaaatatgaataatatTCGTTAGAAATTTCACCAGGCAAAAGTATTAATATCTGTAATATCTGGCAAACAGCACAATTATTGAATGGAAAATACCCAGAAAAAGAATacgttaaaaatatataaaatgcaaCTACAGTATTATGGTCTATTTTTTCCGCAAGGTGGCAGCAAAGAACTTACAGAAAGCAACAGAAAATGCAAGCTGAATTCACATTTTTGTTCTGTACTGTATTTAGTCAAAACAATATATTCTCCATTTTGTAGCGTTTCTCTTGATTTTGCTGAATCTCTGTCCAATCAGCTTTCAGCCTCTTATTGTTCTCACaagtttttcaaaatattttctttctcaCAGAATAATTTGTTCCAGCATTGAATATAACTTGTTGATACAACAGTAAGAATATGGGGTAAACACCACATTGGATTTGTCATCAGAAAAATTAATTATGTGCTTGTGTAGACCCCTTGGAAGGGCCCCTCGACGCCGCTCCACAGCCATGTTTTGGGTCACTGGTGCCCGCATGAAAGAGCCATTCTACCGCACTGGTAACAGTAGCGCTTGTCCGCTTCCTCCAAATTTCCACCAATCGCGTGAACCCTCCCCAAATGCTTTCCGCCAATCAAACAGAAGTTTAGCTCCGTTCCTGATCAATCTGACGCGAGTTTCTCCTCGTTTTTGGCCAATCGCAGGCTAGGCCGCCCGAGCAGGGGGCTGAGCAATAGAATCGGCGGGATGGACAAAACATCACATTACCGCATGAATTAATCCGGGAATTTACGCACAGCGAAGAACGAAAGTAAAATTGTCGCGTGTTTTTGCCGTTTTAGCTCATATTTTACGTCGCGAGTCCGATCACACGAGAAGCGGCGTGGACATAGTTGCGCTGTTATTCAGAGAGATGTTGCCGATGGCTTTAGAGAAAGTAATATCGACGACGACTCAATTGGCAAGATGGCTAGCGTGATAATGCTAACTAGATCTGGAAGCGAGCACTCACGGACACTTATATGGATGAACGTCCAATCTTGTTGCATTTGAATGAACTGAGGAATAAGAACGCGCAGAAGAGGTCCACGTAACCCGGCGGCTGTCATGGACAACGTGAGGTCGGCACGCAGGTGGGTCGCCGCTGTCTGACGTCGTTACTTGAGGCTTGCGTCACTTTCTTACGTACGTCACTCAAGTGACGTTTTGGCCCGTTTTGGTTATTAGTCTATATAAGGACGTATGCATATAATAACATCttagcaggatttttttttatattttaagccTCGATAACATTGTTGTGATaaacagtaaaataaaataaattaatttaaaatgtattgaTTGTAGAAGtgtaaaatatccatccatccatccattttctgaaccgcttagtccccacgggggtcgcgggcgtgctggagcctatcccagccgtcatcgggcagtaggcgggcgacaccctgaactggttgccagccaatcgcagggcacacagagacagacaaccaatcgcactcacactcacacctagggacaatttggagtcttcaatcggcctaccaagcatgtttttggaatgtgggaggaaaccggagtgcccggagaaaacccacgcgggcccggggagaacatgcaaactccacacagggagggctgtaggtggaatcgaacccgcaccctcctaactgtgaggcggacgtgctacccagtgcgctacTGAGCTGCCAGTGTGAAATATACCAAATGTAAACAAACTAAAAGACTGAATGCAAAATAGCGAGTATTGtacttcaaagtcaaacacaactGAACTGTTATAAATAAATCTACTGCACTGGATTAAAGCAAATAATGCTTAAGCCCATAACATGTAACATTACATAGGTTGCACATTTcattcagtgattctcatttacCACTGAAGAGAGCACCACTGTTTGCATTTATGCATGATGGGGGTGTGCTTTGGTTTTGCAACGCTCGCTCACTCATTTCAGCTAGACTTGCAAAACGACTTCCATGGCTCCCTCTCGATCAGGGTAACACTATGTATAAGCTTAACATACACATATGGCATATGAAAAGATAGAAACATGAATCTAACAATTTGACTGCGAAGCGTGTACCCCCATATTTGAATTCTCAATAAAATCAATTTACAACCTTTAATCCGTATGACGTCAATATTTCAACACAAACTGAGCAGAGATTCACCACACCCCAACGTACCTCTGGAGGTGAAAGAACCCGTTGATGGCTcgggaacccccccccccgcttcACTCAGcgtttttcccccctccctgtTCTTGCTTATGGTGTTGACAGGAGTACCTTCTGCCAAAATCCATGTGACTCACTTGAGTTTCCACAATGATGAAGAGCTTTGGAGGGAATTATGTTTTCCCTCCAAAATTAATGGCGggaaaataaattacaaataaGATGGAAAATGCACAGACTTTAGGCAAGGAAATGCATAGGTAAAAATACACGAGGCATGACAGACAAAAATATTGGGTGGGAAAATACATGAAAATATGCAAAAggaatgagacttttttttccattctgtaAAATGAATGTCAATTTATTTCCTCGTAGCCACAACGAGGACGAAGAGTCGCACTGCACAGATCCCGACAGTAAAGAGCGGAGCAAAGACAAGAAGGTTTTGTGCAAAGTCAAGTGGTCCCGCGACGAGGTCCGAGTCCTGCACTTCAGTCTCAAGTTGAACGCTTTCATCTAACAAGAACTTGaactgatttttctttttgcttttcCCCAAGGACGAAAAACTGAAAAAGCTGGTGGAGCAACATGGCACAGACACATGGAAATTAATAGCCAGCTATTTTCCTGTAAGTTTGTCGTGTCGTTAGGACATGCTACCTACAGTCATTAGCAAATTAGCGTCTTAGCATGATAGTTTCTTTCCCGGAcggtttatatattttttttccacgtacGTGATGAGGTCTTGCTCACTTGTCAGGGGAGGACAGATGGCCAATGTCAGCACCGCTGGCAGAAGGTGCTCAACCCGGAGCTGGTGAAAGGCCCGTGGACAAAAGAGGAGGATCAGAAGGTAAGTGGATCCGGGAGTGTTCCGTGGGGCACGCACGTTACCAGTAAGCGATAGGGGAGACAGAAGGCAGAGCTGGCCGGCGCCATTTATTCCACTTCccgccaaaataaaaaaaaaaaacgttcttgGCTCCGGCCTGTGGCGCCTGATCCAAACACTCCACTACATCATGGCTAATAAAAACACCTCACAAGTGGCTGCTTTCCAGCCGTTTCCCTGAAGGGAAGGGGTGCTAGCCACCGCTATGAGGTGAACAACAACCTCCTTGAATGAATcagtaaatctttttttttttttttccctgaaccTTTGCGCAGGTGATTGACCTGGTGCACAAGTACGGCCCCAAGCGCTGGTCGGTAATTGCCAAGCACCTCCAGGGCCGCATCGGCAAGCAGTGCCGCGAGCGCTGGCACAACCACCTCAACCCCGAGGTGAAGAAGTCGTCGTGGACCCAGGAGGAGGACCGCATCATCTACGAGGCCCACAGGCGGCTGGGCAACCGCTGGGCTGAGATCTCGAAGCTTCTTCCTGGACGGTAAATATCCAGAAAGTCAAAGACTCAAAAGTTTTCAACACATTTACTGATGCAAGAGCTCATCGAATCTATGTAGGCTAAGGATATGCACACACTGCTAGCTTACACGACAGTTTGTTTTTCCAccgcagaaaagaaaaaaaaatcatcctacATTGAATCAACACAAAACTTGAAGCTAAAGACGCAGGGGTCCTAAAGGGAACATTCAATTACTGAAAATCGGAAATTTCCAAGTTTTAAAAGCTGCTTGAGagtgtggatttttttcccatttcaaAGCACCAAAAGTCTTGCTGCTTGTCACATGTTTTGAACAGGACGGACAACTCCATCAAGAACCACTGGAACTCCACCATGAGGCGAAAAGTGGAGCACGAGGGCTACCTGCAGGACGCCGGTGCTAAGACGGGCACGTCCCCGCACGGCGGCGCGGCCAAGAGACGCCATCACTTGGCGCGTCCTCTTACGACAACAGCGGCCGAGCCGCAGCGTTGCGATCGGAGCCCCCTACCCCCCGTGACAGCACCCAACCAGGTCCACGTTCAATCAAACTGCGCTCACTTGTGGCGTTTATCAACCGCTGTTTGTTTTGTAGATGGTCGGATATGACTTTGATCCTCAAGGGCGCCACCTGATGGACACTTTAGTTTTCACACAGGTGAGTTTGACTATTTAAAATGGTTTCAAGTGTCATAATAAGATTAAAAGTCCCTCACTGTATGTCTGCTTTAATGTGTTCTTTAATCGCTGGACTTTCCTGTGTTCATTTTTTGCTAACGCTACAGAAAACAAACCAACCTTTGAACATCCTACCAGATGTATGTCTCCTGTGTCCAAATGTGTACTTGTCTATCTGTTTTTGTCTTGTCGTCTTGTCGTTCTTCTTAACCTCTTTCGTTTCCCTC includes:
- the sgk3 gene encoding serine/threonine-protein kinase Sgk3 — protein: MEEQSGLPNVSIPCHNEQRDKKKRYTVYKVIVNVGQQEWFVFRRYAEFDKLYNTLKKQFPSLNLKIPAKRIFGDNFEPEFIKQRRAGLHEFIKGIVSVPELCNNPDVRSFLLMDKKQNLQNSDASEDEDDKNNSSSRNINLGPSGNPHAKPTDFDFLKVVGKGSFGKVFLAKRKLDAKYYAIKVLQKKVILNRKEQKHIMAERNVLLKNVKHPFLVGLHYSFQTADKLYFVLDFVNGGELFFHLQKERTFVEPRARFYIAEMASALGYLHSLNIVYRDLKPENILLDHEGHIILTDFGLCKEGISQTDTTSTFCGTPEYLAPEVLRKQPYDNTVDWWCLGSVLYEMLFGLPPFYSRDTHEMYDNILHKPLVIRSSASNAAWSLLLGLLEKDGALRLGARDDFNEIKTHTFFSPINWNDLEKKKIPPPFTPNVNSFSDISNFDPEFTEEMVPNSVCWTQDHSIVNASVMEADDAFVGFSYAPPSDDSFL